The following are from one region of the Deltaproteobacteria bacterium genome:
- a CDS encoding GGDEF domain-containing protein produces the protein MAHDDDMTLAGDLPAELAAAHSCAPYAVVIRGPLLGTKWRLPEGREWVVGRSSAADLHLPDETVSRRHCVLRSVPGALEVEDLGSRNGLFYNGRRVRTCRLRDGDCLHIGLQTVVKFVRMSALENSFHDRLLHSATRDPLTGAYNRAHFAEHLRAEARFATRHGTALSLLLFDIDHFKAINDRFGHPAGDHVLQQFALCIAQRIRCEDLFARYGGEEFAVIARGIDARGARLFAERLRAAVESMRVTYEGRPIPVTVSVGVASAPPLDLAHENDWLDCADRALYAAKRAGRNCVRACGDAEADATPGRVTALVASGG, from the coding sequence ATGGCGCACGACGACGACATGACCCTCGCGGGCGACCTCCCCGCCGAGCTGGCGGCCGCGCACAGCTGCGCGCCGTACGCGGTCGTCATCCGCGGCCCGCTGCTGGGCACCAAGTGGCGACTGCCCGAGGGACGCGAATGGGTCGTCGGCCGCAGCTCGGCGGCCGACCTGCACCTGCCGGACGAGACCGTGTCGCGCCGTCACTGCGTCCTGCGGTCGGTACCCGGCGCGCTCGAGGTCGAGGACCTCGGCAGCCGCAACGGCCTGTTCTACAACGGACGGCGCGTGCGCACGTGCCGGCTGCGCGACGGCGACTGCCTCCACATCGGCCTGCAGACGGTCGTCAAGTTCGTGCGCATGTCGGCGCTCGAAAACTCGTTCCACGACCGGCTGCTCCATTCGGCGACTCGCGATCCGCTCACCGGTGCGTACAATCGGGCCCACTTCGCCGAGCACCTGCGCGCGGAGGCGCGGTTCGCGACGCGCCACGGTACCGCGCTGTCGTTGCTGCTGTTCGACATCGACCACTTCAAGGCGATCAACGACCGGTTCGGCCACCCGGCCGGCGACCACGTGCTGCAGCAGTTCGCCCTGTGCATCGCGCAACGCATTCGCTGCGAGGACCTGTTCGCGCGCTACGGCGGCGAGGAGTTCGCGGTCATCGCGCGGGGGATCGACGCGCGCGGCGCTCGGTTGTTCGCCGAGCGGCTGCGCGCGGCCGTCGAGTCGATGCGCGTGACCTACGAGGGGCGACCGATTCCCGTCACCGTGAGCGTCGGAGTCGCATCCGCGCCGCCGCTCGACCTCGCGCACGAAAACGACTGGCTCGACTGCGCCGACCGCGCGCTGTACGCCGCCAAGCGCGCGGGGCGAAACTGCGTCCGCGCGTGCGGCGACGCCGAGGCGGACGCGACGCCCGGCCGCGTCACCGCGCTGGTGGCGTCCGGCGGATGA